In a genomic window of Alphaproteobacteria bacterium:
- a CDS encoding molybdenum cofactor guanylyltransferase — MADFSHIAGIVLAGGRSSRMGRDKAFLEFKGKPLVVHMLDMLRSLGLKDVFVSGRVEGYPCIVDDAPFSGPAEAIKSVLKKIPGYKGYLFVPVDMPFLKSQTLQLLLAQEGGGYFIEGPLPAYLTPPFSPTDSVSVHDYLAAQGVYPVSLPQEFEGDMKNINTPQDWKDVSKAP; from the coding sequence ATGGCTGATTTCTCGCACATCGCGGGGATTGTTTTGGCGGGCGGCAGATCGAGCCGGATGGGTCGTGACAAGGCTTTTCTGGAGTTTAAAGGGAAGCCGCTTGTCGTGCATATGCTGGATATGTTGCGAAGCCTTGGCCTGAAGGATGTATTTGTGAGTGGCCGTGTCGAGGGGTATCCCTGCATCGTTGACGATGCCCCTTTTTCTGGCCCTGCGGAGGCCATTAAAAGCGTCTTGAAAAAGATACCGGGCTATAAAGGATACCTCTTCGTTCCTGTGGATATGCCATTTTTAAAAAGCCAAACGTTACAGTTATTGTTAGCGCAGGAAGGTGGAGGGTACTTTATCGAAGGGCCGTTGCCAGCCTATCTGACGCCGCCGTTTTCTCCGACCGACAGCGTGTCCGTCCATGATTATCTTGCCGCACAGGGGGTATATCCGGTCTCTTTGCCGCAAGAATTTGAGGGAGATATGAAGAACATAAATACGCCGCAAGATTGGAAGGATGTGTCAAAAGCGCCATGA